In Priestia megaterium NBRC 15308 = ATCC 14581, the following proteins share a genomic window:
- a CDS encoding DUF4385 domain-containing protein, whose amino-acid sequence MAFDYSLDFEHIDFRKHPEKYRVGKGEQGVLLVEPYKSEILPHWRFRTPEIAEESADAIYQLFLTYKEKSDFVGMDMARKFLQMGYTRSRRYANYKGGKKYSKDGERNERQIDEQKAKSAAIFMKKWKEVRENKEYLTFKKEHQKKYG is encoded by the coding sequence GTGGCATTTGATTATTCACTTGACTTTGAGCATATCGATTTTAGAAAACATCCTGAAAAGTATAGAGTAGGAAAAGGAGAACAAGGAGTTCTCCTTGTGGAGCCGTATAAAAGTGAAATTCTTCCTCATTGGCGTTTTCGAACACCTGAAATTGCTGAGGAATCCGCGGACGCCATTTATCAGCTTTTTTTAACCTACAAAGAAAAAAGCGATTTTGTTGGAATGGACATGGCCCGGAAATTTCTCCAAATGGGATATACGCGATCCAGGCGCTACGCGAACTACAAAGGTGGAAAGAAATATAGCAAAGACGGAGAGCGTAATGAACGGCAAATTGATGAACAAAAAGCAAAATCGGCGGCTATTTTTATGAAAAAATGGAAGGAGGTACGAGAGAATAAAGAGTACTTGACATTTAAAAAAGAGCATCAAAAAAAGTACGGATAA
- a CDS encoding ABC transporter ATP-binding protein, translating into MKEKSILHVTQLVKQYKDVKALNNVSLHIDKGECVGIVGESGSGKSTLVKSVLRLTEIQQGEVWFAEKPLHRLKGKKLQQARLGMQVVFQNPAASFNPKVKIIDSLLEPLRQQRTVPSFLSHVSRNEKELAFYLLETVGISAEYALNYPHELSGGQLQRVAIARAISVGPSLVLLDEPTASLDVTVQAKILNLLKDLQETFQLSYLFISHDLAAVKFMSSRMMVMQQGEVIDQFDRANLFDKNRHPYTKKLVRLFE; encoded by the coding sequence ATGAAAGAAAAAAGTATATTACACGTCACGCAGCTGGTGAAACAGTATAAAGACGTTAAAGCACTAAATAATGTTTCCTTGCATATCGATAAAGGAGAATGTGTAGGGATTGTTGGAGAAAGTGGAAGCGGAAAAAGTACGCTTGTAAAAAGTGTGCTAAGGTTAACAGAGATTCAGCAGGGAGAAGTATGGTTTGCAGAGAAACCTCTTCACCGGTTAAAAGGAAAAAAACTGCAGCAAGCTCGTCTAGGCATGCAAGTCGTATTTCAAAACCCCGCGGCTTCTTTTAATCCAAAAGTAAAAATCATCGATTCTTTGCTCGAGCCTTTACGGCAGCAGCGAACCGTTCCTTCATTTTTATCTCATGTGAGCAGAAACGAAAAAGAACTCGCTTTTTATTTGTTAGAAACAGTCGGGATTAGCGCAGAATATGCGTTGAATTATCCTCATGAACTCAGCGGTGGACAGCTTCAGCGTGTAGCGATTGCGCGTGCCATTAGCGTAGGTCCGTCTCTGGTGCTATTAGACGAACCAACAGCGAGTCTTGACGTTACAGTACAGGCAAAAATTTTAAATTTATTAAAAGATTTGCAGGAGACGTTTCAGCTATCTTATTTGTTTATTTCGCATGATTTAGCGGCAGTGAAATTTATGAGCAGTCGCATGATGGTTATGCAGCAAGGCGAGGTTATCGATCAATTTGACCGTGCAAATCTATTTGATAAAAACAGGCATCCCTACACAAAAAAGCTTGTGCGTTTATTTGAATAG
- a CDS encoding ABC transporter ATP-binding protein produces MIVIVLEIKHLAIHNKTKQIVKDVSFTIEQGQWMALVGESGSGKSITAASIGGLLPSGVTLKGGSIIFKQEGYAPILGKDISYIFQDYRSAFTPFLTIGKQFDETIRTHSKLAKKDRTAAIFQALKAVNLPNERVYKSYASQLSGGQLQPSQLSGGQLQRAAIALALVMKPALIIADEPTTALDSVLAAEVLQLLHKLKEATGCAILFITHDLRHVRKYADRAAIMLAGEIVEENSIESLFHAPHHFYTKKLFNAIPSLQKTPDRLLDMQKKVLI; encoded by the coding sequence GTGATCGTCATCGTTTTAGAAATAAAGCATCTAGCCATTCATAATAAAACAAAACAAATCGTAAAAGACGTTTCTTTTACAATCGAGCAAGGACAGTGGATGGCGCTCGTTGGAGAAAGCGGAAGCGGTAAAAGTATCACTGCTGCTTCGATAGGAGGACTGCTGCCTTCAGGTGTAACGCTTAAAGGAGGATCTATTATATTTAAGCAGGAAGGATATGCGCCTATCCTTGGAAAAGATATTTCGTATATCTTTCAAGATTATCGAAGCGCCTTTACTCCTTTTTTAACAATTGGAAAGCAGTTTGATGAAACGATTCGTACACATAGTAAGCTTGCTAAAAAAGACAGGACTGCTGCCATTTTTCAGGCTCTAAAAGCTGTGAATTTACCTAATGAACGCGTGTATAAAAGCTATGCTTCTCAGCTGAGCGGAGGACAGCTTCAGCCTTCTCAGCTGAGCGGAGGACAGCTTCAGCGAGCAGCGATTGCTTTAGCACTGGTGATGAAGCCTGCCTTGATTATTGCAGATGAACCAACCACGGCTTTAGATAGCGTGTTAGCAGCTGAAGTTCTTCAGCTGCTGCATAAGCTGAAAGAAGCAACAGGCTGTGCCATTTTGTTTATTACCCATGATTTGCGTCATGTGCGGAAATATGCAGACCGAGCAGCCATTATGTTAGCAGGAGAGATCGTGGAAGAAAACAGTATCGAATCTCTGTTTCACGCTCCGCATCACTTTTATACAAAAAAACTGTTTAACGCCATTCCTTCTTTACAGAAAACGCCTGATCGATTGTTAGATATGCAGAAAAAAGTGTTGATATAG
- the nikC gene encoding nickel transporter permease: protein MKKPQLPFVVISVCGIALILFCLFGSQLTPMDPTQVNMQDRLQKSTGDHWLGTDHLGRDLFSRIVAGAQTTIGTSFLVLALSLLIGVPVGLVSAYIGGKIDRFLMRIVDAFLAFPDYIAAIVLSGLLGPGLFNLIAAMVIVKWVGYARVVRSIVLQEKSKEYVLVAKLNGVGTLPLILRHFLPHVGGHILVLATLDIGKIILMMASLSYIGLGTQPPTPEWGTMLNEGRAYFYNAPQLMLIPGVAIILFVLAFTALGEYIRGKYQVNQ, encoded by the coding sequence GTGAAAAAGCCGCAGCTTCCTTTTGTAGTGATAAGCGTGTGTGGTATTGCGCTTATTTTATTTTGTCTGTTTGGAAGTCAGCTAACACCGATGGATCCCACACAAGTTAATATGCAAGATCGGCTTCAAAAATCCACCGGTGATCACTGGTTAGGAACTGATCACTTAGGCAGAGATCTCTTTTCACGAATCGTGGCTGGAGCTCAGACCACAATTGGAACTAGCTTTCTTGTCTTAGCTCTTTCTCTTTTGATTGGAGTACCTGTTGGCTTAGTTTCAGCGTATATTGGAGGGAAAATAGACCGCTTTTTAATGAGAATTGTAGACGCTTTTTTAGCTTTTCCTGACTATATTGCAGCCATCGTCTTAAGCGGACTGTTAGGGCCTGGATTATTTAACTTAATTGCTGCGATGGTTATTGTAAAGTGGGTTGGTTATGCAAGGGTAGTGCGCAGTATTGTGCTTCAAGAAAAGTCAAAAGAATATGTGCTGGTCGCTAAATTAAACGGAGTGGGAACACTACCTTTAATCCTGCGCCACTTTCTTCCTCATGTGGGAGGACATATTCTTGTTCTTGCTACGCTGGATATAGGGAAAATTATTTTAATGATGGCTTCATTATCCTATATTGGACTAGGGACTCAGCCGCCTACTCCGGAATGGGGAACGATGCTAAATGAAGGCAGGGCCTACTTTTACAATGCTCCGCAGTTAATGTTGATACCAGGCGTGGCCATTATTTTATTTGTGCTGGCGTTTACAGCTTTAGGTGAATATATTCGAGGGAAATATCAAGTTAATCAGTAA
- the nikB gene encoding nickel ABC transporter permease — protein MKLIGKRIIELLIFLVILSFLSFVLMKLAPGDPVKQMLRVDDVAVSEEQINSLRTELGFNEPVYIQYVKWLKRFFQFDLGSSYMTKEPVIDELAEKFPATLRLTAASLVVMLLIAVPLGTLSALYSNKWIDYLSRSISLIGASIPSFWLGLLFIQLFSVRLQWLPSMGTGTAAHLVLPSLTLGFAMSAVYMRMIRASLLEGLKQDFVRSARARGISESRIFIFHAFRYSLTPILTILGTSLGSLLGGTVIIEVLFAYPGIGKLVIDAIMNRDYPVIQGYILWMGLFVVLINSFVDLSYKYVNPQLYVKGGDKT, from the coding sequence ATGAAATTAATTGGTAAAAGAATAATAGAATTACTCATTTTTTTAGTTATCCTATCGTTTCTCAGCTTTGTTTTGATGAAGCTGGCTCCAGGAGACCCAGTTAAGCAAATGCTCCGTGTAGATGACGTGGCAGTTTCTGAGGAACAAATAAATAGTTTGCGAACAGAGCTAGGGTTTAATGAGCCTGTATATATTCAATATGTAAAGTGGCTGAAGCGCTTTTTTCAGTTTGATTTAGGGTCTTCGTATATGACAAAAGAGCCTGTCATCGATGAATTAGCCGAGAAGTTTCCGGCTACGCTGCGCTTGACGGCTGCATCTTTGGTTGTGATGCTGTTAATAGCTGTGCCACTCGGCACGCTGTCAGCACTATACTCGAATAAATGGATTGATTATCTCAGCAGAAGTATTTCCTTAATTGGAGCGTCTATTCCAAGCTTTTGGCTCGGCCTTTTGTTTATACAGCTGTTCTCTGTACGTCTTCAATGGCTTCCTTCGATGGGGACAGGCACAGCGGCTCATCTTGTACTGCCTTCTTTAACACTCGGTTTTGCCATGTCCGCTGTGTATATGCGAATGATTAGAGCTAGTCTGCTAGAAGGACTGAAACAAGATTTTGTACGATCCGCTCGAGCAAGAGGAATCAGTGAAAGCCGCATTTTTATTTTCCACGCGTTCCGGTATAGCTTAACGCCCATCCTTACCATTTTAGGCACGAGCTTAGGCAGTTTGCTTGGAGGAACGGTCATCATTGAAGTGCTTTTTGCTTATCCTGGCATTGGAAAATTAGTCATTGATGCGATTATGAATCGTGATTATCCTGTGATTCAAGGGTATATTTTGTGGATGGGCCTGTTTGTTGTTTTAATTAATTCATTTGTGGATTTGAGCTACAAATATGTAAATCCCCAGCTCTATGTAAAGGGAGGGGATAAAACGTGA
- the nikA gene encoding nickel ABC transporter substrate-binding protein: MRKRISLLCLTLAAIGLLAACSSNSASTEEKSKKKSLTFVSNFPSDTLDPQLNYTTVRAGIAETLVKVNEQLQTEPWLSKKWKTEDDGTTWVFEIRDGITFQNGKDLNAEAVKHSLERTIKESEAMKSALKIKEIKASGQILTITTTEPLATLPSELVHPNTAIIDVDAPPDTKSKPVGTGPFKVASFKPDNEMKVKKYKEYWGGEPKLDEVVLTFNDDENARTSALQSGEADIVYRPAIESLNTLKKDSSIVVDVQPSLRNQMLFYNSRQEAFKDKNVRKAFDVLLNPKDVVDTALAGQGSPANGPFLKSLDFSNDQKTKIYGPSEAQTYLEKAGYILKDGKAIKNGKQLSFKLVTYPYRPELPLMSQMLQSEAKKIGVKIDIQQVENMDEYMTTKNDWGIVTYSLVTAPRGDAGYFFNALYMEGGAFNVGHFHEPALTSIINKLNKTVDQKQRNELARQAGEIVEKETLHSSIVHPNNFVAYRDNVKNWVTTKSEYYVITKDLDVK, translated from the coding sequence ATGAGAAAAAGGATAAGTTTGCTATGCTTAACGCTTGCTGCGATAGGTCTGCTAGCGGCATGTTCGAGTAACTCTGCGAGTACCGAAGAAAAGAGCAAAAAGAAATCACTTACTTTTGTATCGAATTTTCCAAGTGACACGCTCGATCCACAGTTAAATTATACAACTGTACGAGCCGGTATTGCCGAAACGTTAGTAAAAGTTAATGAGCAATTACAGACTGAACCGTGGCTTTCAAAAAAGTGGAAAACAGAAGATGATGGGACGACCTGGGTATTTGAGATTAGAGACGGGATTACGTTTCAAAATGGCAAGGATCTAAATGCTGAAGCCGTGAAACATTCGTTAGAAAGAACGATAAAAGAAAGCGAAGCAATGAAAAGTGCACTTAAAATTAAAGAAATAAAAGCCAGTGGCCAAATCTTAACCATTACAACAACAGAGCCGCTTGCCACGCTGCCTTCTGAACTTGTTCATCCAAACACAGCAATTATTGATGTAGATGCTCCTCCAGATACAAAAAGTAAACCCGTGGGAACAGGGCCATTTAAAGTAGCTTCGTTTAAACCGGATAATGAAATGAAAGTAAAAAAATATAAAGAATACTGGGGCGGGGAACCAAAATTGGATGAAGTTGTGTTAACATTTAATGATGATGAAAATGCACGAACGTCCGCTTTGCAATCAGGTGAAGCCGATATTGTGTACCGTCCGGCTATTGAAAGCTTAAACACGTTAAAAAAAGATTCTTCTATTGTAGTAGATGTACAGCCGAGCCTGAGAAATCAAATGCTTTTTTATAATTCAAGGCAAGAAGCGTTTAAAGATAAAAATGTGAGAAAAGCGTTTGATGTATTATTAAATCCAAAAGATGTTGTCGATACAGCGCTTGCAGGTCAAGGATCCCCAGCAAATGGTCCATTTTTAAAGAGTTTAGATTTTTCGAACGATCAAAAAACGAAAATCTATGGACCAAGTGAAGCTCAAACATATTTAGAAAAAGCCGGTTATATACTCAAGGATGGAAAAGCAATAAAAAATGGAAAACAGCTTTCCTTTAAGCTTGTTACATACCCTTATCGTCCAGAACTGCCTTTAATGTCACAAATGCTTCAGTCAGAAGCAAAAAAGATTGGTGTAAAAATAGACATTCAACAAGTGGAAAATATGGACGAGTATATGACAACAAAAAATGATTGGGGAATCGTTACATATAGTCTAGTAACCGCGCCGCGAGGAGATGCAGGATATTTCTTTAATGCTCTTTACATGGAGGGAGGAGCATTTAATGTAGGTCATTTTCATGAACCAGCATTAACTTCCATTATCAATAAACTCAATAAAACAGTTGATCAAAAACAGCGCAATGAGTTAGCAAGGCAAGCCGGAGAAATAGTAGAAAAAGAAACGCTCCACTCTTCGATTGTTCATCCGAATAATTTTGTGGCCTATAGAGACAATGTGAAAAATTGGGTCACAACTAAAAGTGAATACTATGTGATAACAAAGGATTTAGATGTGAAATAG
- a CDS encoding DUF4395 domain-containing protein — MSIPKPLVQLNQLFIVITVLIALLAAKWLLLLPFLIGVVTLATKRNPVIMAGKKLLKKPASSYQMEDRDQQLFNQWIATICMGVAFISFLMGYTLVGYVFSIMVILAAGVALMGYCIGCTIRYRYMMWKYKRKKHAA, encoded by the coding sequence ATGAGCATTCCCAAACCATTAGTTCAGCTTAATCAACTCTTTATCGTTATAACGGTTTTGATCGCTTTACTTGCGGCAAAGTGGCTTTTACTTTTGCCTTTTCTCATTGGAGTAGTCACACTTGCAACAAAGCGTAATCCCGTAATTATGGCAGGGAAAAAGCTTCTCAAAAAGCCTGCTTCTTCTTATCAAATGGAAGACCGGGATCAGCAGCTTTTTAACCAATGGATTGCAACGATATGTATGGGGGTTGCTTTCATTTCATTTTTAATGGGCTATACGCTTGTCGGCTATGTATTTAGTATAATGGTGATTCTTGCTGCTGGTGTAGCGCTAATGGGATATTGTATAGGCTGCACGATTCGTTATCGATATATGATGTGGAAATATAAAAGAAAAAAACACGCTGCATAA
- a CDS encoding YitT family protein, translating into MSKTVKDVIFLLIGSFVFSLAVNMFVIPIGLGEGGVTGISIILYYTTHLSTGSTNFILNGILLIVGYKFLEKKTIVYTMITIIATSIFLHVTEGWGLHLHEELIGMVFAGVLLGVGIGMILRVGGTTAGSAIIARILNKFLNWKVSHALLIVDLLVVLASYFIIGIEKLLFTIVMLYITTKVIDFVIEGFDAKKAVTVISSNKNEVADQINEQLDRGVTILNGRGNYTKESKEILYVVINKQELIKLQKLIKKIDDEAFVIVHDVRDVIGKGFLSA; encoded by the coding sequence ATGAGTAAAACAGTAAAAGATGTCATCTTTTTATTAATAGGTTCGTTTGTATTTTCACTTGCAGTTAACATGTTCGTCATTCCAATAGGACTAGGTGAAGGCGGCGTTACGGGTATATCAATTATTTTATATTATACAACGCATCTTTCAACGGGCAGCACTAACTTTATTTTAAACGGTATCTTGCTTATCGTAGGGTATAAATTTTTAGAGAAAAAAACCATCGTCTATACGATGATTACGATTATCGCTACATCTATTTTTCTTCACGTAACTGAAGGTTGGGGTCTTCATCTTCATGAAGAGCTCATTGGCATGGTTTTTGCCGGTGTACTGCTAGGCGTTGGAATTGGGATGATTTTACGAGTTGGTGGAACAACAGCAGGTTCAGCCATTATTGCTCGAATTCTAAATAAGTTTTTAAACTGGAAAGTCAGTCATGCACTTTTAATAGTTGATTTACTAGTGGTATTGGCTTCTTATTTTATTATTGGAATCGAAAAGCTACTATTTACGATCGTCATGCTTTATATTACAACAAAAGTAATTGACTTTGTTATTGAAGGGTTTGATGCCAAAAAGGCCGTTACCGTTATTTCAAGCAACAAAAATGAAGTAGCAGATCAAATCAATGAACAGCTTGATCGCGGAGTAACGATTCTAAACGGTCGAGGGAACTATACAAAAGAATCAAAAGAAATCTTGTATGTGGTCATTAATAAACAAGAGCTCATTAAGCTTCAAAAGCTGATTAAAAAAATTGATGATGAAGCATTTGTGATTGTACACGATGTACGAGATGTAATTGGAAAAGGCTTTTTAAGCGCATAA
- a CDS encoding GNAT family N-acetyltransferase: protein MKIRKARKEDASAVTELLYDMLGSIARSHTAATTNEEALLRLKAFILSEKNRYSYHHITIAEVEEKVVGLMLCYEGSMLQTLYEPVKRFVRAKLNNPAWEIDIETEHGDYYIDSLCVDEAYRGKGIGTALLNVAKQEAKKRKMFLSLNVEYNNVEAKKLYQRIGFQEHKTIFIDKKPFFYMKTA, encoded by the coding sequence GTGAAAATAAGGAAAGCAAGAAAAGAAGATGCTTCTGCTGTAACGGAATTACTTTATGACATGCTTGGCAGTATTGCACGCTCTCATACGGCGGCTACAACGAATGAAGAAGCGCTTTTAAGACTTAAAGCGTTTATTCTGTCTGAGAAGAATCGCTATAGCTATCATCATATTACAATCGCAGAAGTCGAGGAGAAGGTAGTTGGACTTATGCTTTGCTACGAAGGAAGTATGTTACAAACGCTTTATGAACCAGTTAAGCGTTTTGTACGTGCTAAACTTAATAATCCAGCATGGGAAATTGATATAGAAACTGAACATGGAGATTATTATATTGACTCTCTATGTGTAGATGAAGCTTATCGTGGAAAAGGGATAGGAACGGCTCTTTTAAATGTAGCCAAGCAAGAAGCCAAAAAGCGTAAGATGTTTTTATCGTTAAACGTTGAATATAATAACGTAGAAGCCAAGAAATTGTATCAGCGTATAGGCTTTCAAGAGCATAAAACCATTTTTATTGATAAAAAACCATTTTTTTATATGAAGACTGCCTGA
- a CDS encoding thermonuclease family protein, which translates to MKEIKAIICTMLAMFMLLLTGCSDEQASHSSTSSADTKQAVQVEDSSDQEEDHSPSKANREDVVGEAATVERVVDGDTLKVKMLNGKRDRVRLLLVDTPETKHPKLGVQPFGPEASAYTKKRLEGQEITLEFDVQERDQYGRLLAYVWIDNELYNEELLAKGLARVAVFPPNTKYVDEFKKIQEQARKSEKGIWSIENYAQEKGYNTDAVKNQSSSKQKDTQSAKSCEGKIKGNQNSKIYHVPTGAHYNQTMNHVIWFCTEKDAQEAGYKKAKN; encoded by the coding sequence TTGAAAGAAATAAAAGCAATTATTTGCACGATGCTTGCGATGTTTATGCTGCTTCTTACTGGATGCAGCGATGAGCAGGCAAGTCATTCAAGCACATCTTCTGCCGATACAAAACAAGCAGTTCAAGTAGAAGATTCATCAGATCAAGAAGAAGATCATAGTCCTTCTAAAGCAAATCGTGAAGATGTAGTAGGTGAGGCGGCTACGGTAGAAAGAGTAGTGGACGGTGATACGCTTAAAGTGAAAATGCTGAACGGAAAGAGAGATCGCGTGCGATTACTTCTTGTTGATACCCCAGAAACAAAGCATCCCAAACTAGGCGTACAGCCCTTTGGTCCAGAAGCATCTGCTTACACAAAAAAAAGGCTAGAAGGACAGGAAATCACCCTTGAATTTGATGTGCAAGAGCGTGATCAATATGGCCGGTTACTTGCGTATGTATGGATAGACAATGAGCTGTATAATGAAGAGCTGCTAGCAAAAGGGCTAGCCCGCGTAGCAGTATTTCCTCCTAACACAAAGTACGTAGATGAATTTAAGAAAATCCAGGAGCAGGCTCGAAAAAGCGAAAAAGGAATCTGGAGCATTGAAAACTATGCCCAGGAAAAAGGGTATAATACGGATGCTGTAAAAAATCAGTCCTCTTCTAAACAAAAGGATACTCAGTCTGCCAAAAGCTGTGAAGGTAAAATAAAAGGAAATCAGAACTCTAAAATTTATCACGTGCCAACTGGGGCGCACTACAATCAAACCATGAACCACGTCATTTGGTTTTGTACCGAAAAAGATGCGCAAGAAGCAGGATACAAAAAAGCAAAAAACTAA
- a CDS encoding 2OG-Fe(II) oxygenase, which translates to MILTNTSLLTKEQTIFNHTGNKIKLEDREIDIVARFEEPLVLVLGNVLSNEECDELIQLSKDKMQRSKIGAAREVNSIRTSSGMFFEESENELVHQIERRLSKIMGPSIEYAEGLQVLKYLPDQEYKAHHDYFTSASKASKNNRISTLVMYLNDVEEGGETYFPKLGLSVSPTKGMAVYFEYFYSDAELNDRTLHGGAPVIKGEKWVATQWMRKQKIRS; encoded by the coding sequence ATGATTCTAACTAATACATCTTTACTAACGAAAGAACAAACGATTTTTAACCATACAGGGAATAAAATTAAATTAGAAGACAGAGAGATTGATATTGTTGCTCGATTTGAAGAGCCTCTTGTTCTAGTTTTAGGAAATGTCCTAAGTAACGAAGAATGTGACGAACTTATACAGCTATCCAAAGATAAAATGCAGCGATCAAAAATTGGTGCTGCACGTGAAGTAAACAGTATTCGAACGAGCAGCGGCATGTTTTTTGAAGAAAGCGAAAACGAGCTTGTACATCAAATCGAAAGACGACTTTCTAAAATCATGGGACCATCTATTGAATATGCTGAAGGTCTTCAAGTTTTAAAATACTTGCCTGACCAAGAATACAAAGCACATCACGATTATTTCACTTCTGCAAGTAAAGCATCTAAAAACAACCGTATTAGTACATTGGTTATGTACTTAAACGATGTCGAAGAAGGAGGAGAAACTTATTTTCCTAAGCTGGGTCTTTCCGTATCTCCGACAAAAGGAATGGCCGTGTACTTTGAATATTTTTATAGTGACGCTGAACTTAATGACCGTACTCTCCACGGGGGAGCTCCTGTTATAAAAGGAGAAAAGTGGGTCGCTACCCAGTGGATGCGCAAACAAAAAATTCGATCGTAA
- a CDS encoding malate:quinone oxidoreductase, translating to MSNVYKKTDVILIGAGVMSATLGSLLKELAPEWEIKVFEKLADAGEESSNEWNNAGTGHAALCELNYTSEQADGSIDITKAVRINEQFQLSRQFWSYLVSSNLIHHPQEFIMPIPHMSFVQGEKNVSFLKKRFEALSNNPLFQGMEYSDRPEKLKEWMPLVMKGRTSTEAIAATKIDSGTDVNFGALTRMLFTHLKSKRVEINYNHSVENLTRTADGSWEVKVHDIHTGKQEYHTANFVFIGGGGGSLSLLQKTGIPESKHIGGFPVSGLFMVCNNPEVVAQHHGKVYGKAKVGAPPMSVPHLDTRYIDRKKTLLFGPFAGFSPKFLKTGSNLDLINSVKPNNILTMLAAGVKEMGLTKYLIQQVLLSDEKRMEELREFIPNAKSEDWDIVVAGQRVQVIKDTEAGGKGTLQFGTEVVSSADGSVAALLGASPGASTAVHVMLEVLEKCFPQHMKKWESKIKEMIPSYGLSLVENPALFNEIHASTSQTLDLSKKELVYR from the coding sequence ATGAGCAATGTATATAAAAAAACAGACGTTATCTTAATTGGGGCCGGAGTGATGAGCGCAACGTTGGGATCTTTACTAAAAGAGTTAGCGCCGGAATGGGAAATCAAAGTATTTGAGAAACTCGCAGATGCAGGAGAAGAAAGCTCGAATGAATGGAATAACGCAGGGACTGGCCATGCTGCACTGTGCGAGTTGAACTATACATCTGAACAAGCTGACGGATCTATAGATATTACGAAAGCAGTGCGGATTAATGAACAGTTTCAGCTTTCAAGACAGTTTTGGTCATATCTTGTAAGCAGTAATTTAATTCATCATCCGCAAGAGTTTATTATGCCAATCCCTCATATGAGTTTCGTACAAGGAGAAAAGAACGTATCCTTTTTGAAAAAACGTTTTGAAGCGTTATCAAATAATCCATTGTTTCAAGGGATGGAATATTCAGATCGTCCTGAAAAGCTAAAAGAATGGATGCCGCTTGTTATGAAAGGCCGTACATCGACTGAAGCAATTGCGGCAACCAAAATCGACTCAGGGACAGACGTGAACTTTGGAGCTTTAACTCGTATGTTGTTTACACATTTAAAAAGTAAAAGGGTAGAAATAAACTATAACCACAGCGTTGAAAATCTGACACGTACCGCGGACGGCTCGTGGGAAGTAAAAGTACATGATATTCATACCGGCAAACAGGAATATCACACGGCGAACTTTGTTTTTATCGGAGGAGGAGGCGGAAGTCTGTCTTTACTCCAAAAAACGGGTATTCCTGAGTCCAAACATATTGGAGGGTTTCCGGTAAGCGGATTATTTATGGTATGCAATAACCCCGAAGTTGTAGCGCAGCATCACGGGAAAGTGTACGGAAAAGCAAAGGTTGGCGCTCCGCCGATGTCGGTTCCGCACCTTGATACACGCTATATCGACCGCAAAAAAACACTGCTGTTTGGACCTTTTGCCGGCTTTTCACCAAAGTTCTTAAAAACGGGTTCAAATTTGGATTTAATCAATTCTGTAAAACCGAATAATATCTTAACGATGTTAGCAGCAGGCGTCAAAGAGATGGGCTTAACGAAATACTTGATTCAGCAGGTGCTGTTGTCCGATGAAAAGCGTATGGAAGAACTTCGCGAGTTTATTCCAAACGCAAAAAGCGAAGACTGGGATATCGTCGTAGCGGGTCAGCGTGTACAAGTAATCAAAGATACGGAAGCCGGAGGTAAAGGAACTCTTCAATTCGGTACCGAAGTTGTGAGTTCAGCTGATGGTTCCGTTGCTGCATTGCTCGGTGCTTCGCCAGGTGCTTCGACTGCCGTTCATGTCATGCTTGAAGTGCTGGAAAAGTGTTTCCCGCAGCATATGAAGAAATGGGAATCAAAAATAAAAGAAATGATTCCTTCTTACGGCTTGTCACTGGTAGAAAATCCAGCGCTTTTTAACGAAATTCATGCTTCTACATCACAAACGCTTGATTTAAGTAAAAAAGAACTTGTGTATCGCTGA